In Acidaminococcus fermentans DSM 20731, one genomic interval encodes:
- a CDS encoding DUF3427 domain-containing protein, with translation MDEYKDGLYEKVISQRLGRKLQQALDNQEIWATISDRVDPQEAVGYLSDYIRKLVHLCLKDLADQNGDSLLEQELALTNGLVGYLTEKAPALAADSQVDREDFLLLELQHRLNHLKETHRPRPATSLSHSFLFTNSQKDVSMVSELRREIASSDRIDFLVSFIKFSGLTLILPYLRTFTVAGGHLRVLTTTYMGATDPKAIELLSQLPNTEVRISYNVKETRLHAKAYLFQRNSGYSTAYVGSSNLSHAAIADGLEWNMKVTQQDMPEIMAKMNATFETYWHSTDFQPYTSQDLPQLQEAIRQQRYQGTAKGSEVSYSFTIRPYPYQQVILDALDVERKERGRWHNLIVAATGTGKTAISAFDYRRFAASRPEGARLLFIAHRKEILEQSLSCFRQVLKDPNFGELAVAGSRPEHLDQVFMSIQTCNSLSLWDHLEPDFYDMIIVDEFHHSAAQSYQNLLHWFQPKILLGLTATPERMDGKDILHWFDDHIAAEIRLPAAIERRLLCPFHYFGVADTVDLSHVKWTNGHYDTGALTNLYVMESHTANNRAQAILQAVERYTADWQDIHGVGFCVSQDHAHFMADYFNDNGIPSLALNAHSSEEDRQSARQKLESGALTFLFVVDLFNEGVDIPCINTILFLRPTNSMTVFLQQLGRGLRLDQGKDCLTVLDFVAQANRKYDFASRFQALVGRETVSVPRELKEGFPHVPKGCSIQLEEIAQKRVLDNIRSRLRGDAFYQECIRDLYEATDHQVPTLTQFLKAANVKPQVFFNGKRTYARLCAQAQVIPDFPDTPEEKVLERALPRLLGLDSPHWLSFLQQAFQENTHPAALEPVAQQYLRMWQFTLWGKDWLETGLADPWEAVTLWKKTPELAREIQSVLAFQFDQFTVLPQKARLPYPCALEVYCNYSRDQIFAALGLAKPNSVREGVKYLHQKNSQVVTRDTDVFLVTLNKSEKEFSESTRYEDYSINDRLFHWQSQNATTPDSPTGQRYIHQREKGNIVLLFVREQKKDAQGTSQNYTFLGTAQLSSWSGSQPITILYHLDNPIPAKYITTTDSSGVL, from the coding sequence ATGGACGAATACAAAGACGGACTGTATGAAAAAGTCATTTCTCAACGACTGGGACGAAAGTTGCAGCAGGCATTGGACAACCAGGAAATCTGGGCCACCATTTCGGACAGGGTAGATCCCCAAGAAGCGGTGGGGTATTTGTCGGACTATATCCGGAAGCTGGTCCATCTTTGCCTGAAGGACCTGGCGGACCAGAACGGGGACAGCCTGTTGGAACAGGAACTGGCCCTGACCAATGGATTGGTCGGCTATCTCACGGAAAAAGCCCCGGCCCTGGCTGCGGATAGCCAGGTGGACCGGGAAGATTTCCTGCTGCTGGAACTTCAGCACCGGCTGAACCATCTGAAAGAAACCCATCGTCCCCGCCCGGCCACTTCCCTGTCCCATTCATTTCTTTTTACCAACAGCCAGAAAGATGTATCCATGGTGTCGGAACTCCGGCGAGAAATTGCCTCCAGTGACCGGATCGATTTCCTGGTTTCCTTCATTAAATTTTCCGGTCTTACGCTAATTCTTCCCTATCTCCGGACGTTTACAGTTGCCGGCGGCCATCTGCGGGTGCTGACCACCACCTATATGGGAGCCACGGACCCTAAGGCCATTGAACTGCTCTCCCAATTGCCCAATACGGAAGTCCGGATTTCTTACAACGTGAAAGAAACCCGGCTCCATGCCAAGGCGTACCTGTTCCAGCGGAACAGCGGGTATTCCACGGCCTATGTGGGTTCTTCCAACCTGTCCCATGCGGCCATTGCCGATGGTCTGGAATGGAACATGAAGGTGACCCAGCAGGACATGCCGGAAATCATGGCCAAAATGAATGCCACTTTTGAAACCTATTGGCATTCTACAGATTTCCAGCCCTATACCTCCCAGGACCTGCCCCAGCTCCAGGAAGCCATCCGTCAGCAGCGGTACCAGGGAACAGCCAAGGGCAGCGAAGTTTCCTATTCTTTTACCATTCGTCCCTACCCCTACCAGCAGGTGATCCTGGACGCTCTGGACGTGGAACGAAAAGAACGGGGCCGCTGGCATAACCTGATTGTAGCCGCTACAGGAACGGGGAAAACGGCCATTTCCGCCTTTGATTACCGGCGTTTTGCTGCCAGCCGTCCAGAAGGGGCCCGGTTGCTGTTCATCGCCCATCGGAAAGAAATCCTGGAGCAGAGCCTTTCCTGTTTCCGGCAGGTGTTGAAGGACCCCAATTTTGGCGAACTGGCGGTGGCGGGCAGCCGTCCGGAGCACCTGGACCAGGTATTCATGTCCATCCAGACCTGCAACAGCCTTTCCTTGTGGGACCATCTGGAGCCGGATTTTTACGATATGATCATTGTAGATGAATTCCACCATTCGGCAGCCCAATCCTACCAAAATCTGCTTCACTGGTTCCAACCAAAAATCCTGCTGGGGCTGACGGCGACTCCGGAACGGATGGACGGGAAAGATATCCTCCACTGGTTCGATGACCATATTGCCGCAGAGATCCGCCTCCCGGCGGCCATCGAACGACGGCTGCTGTGTCCTTTCCATTATTTCGGGGTGGCGGACACGGTGGATCTGTCCCATGTGAAATGGACCAACGGCCATTACGATACAGGTGCCCTGACCAATCTGTACGTAATGGAATCCCATACCGCCAATAACCGGGCCCAGGCCATTCTCCAGGCTGTGGAACGCTACACCGCAGACTGGCAGGACATCCACGGCGTGGGATTTTGCGTCTCCCAGGACCATGCCCATTTTATGGCGGACTATTTCAATGACAACGGAATCCCCTCCCTGGCCCTGAATGCCCATTCTTCCGAAGAGGACCGGCAAAGTGCCCGGCAAAAGCTAGAAAGCGGAGCTCTGACCTTCTTGTTTGTGGTGGACCTGTTCAACGAAGGAGTGGACATTCCCTGCATCAACACCATCCTGTTTTTACGGCCCACCAACAGTATGACAGTGTTCCTCCAGCAGCTGGGCCGGGGACTTCGCCTGGACCAGGGAAAAGATTGCCTGACCGTCCTGGACTTTGTGGCCCAGGCCAACCGGAAATACGATTTCGCCAGCCGGTTCCAGGCTTTGGTGGGGCGGGAAACAGTTTCCGTTCCCCGGGAATTGAAGGAAGGGTTCCCCCATGTGCCTAAAGGCTGTTCCATCCAGCTGGAAGAAATTGCCCAGAAACGGGTCCTGGATAACATCCGCTCCCGGCTGCGGGGGGATGCATTCTACCAGGAGTGTATCCGGGACCTGTACGAAGCCACTGACCACCAGGTACCCACCCTGACCCAGTTCCTGAAAGCCGCCAATGTAAAGCCCCAAGTCTTTTTCAACGGCAAACGGACCTATGCCCGGCTGTGTGCCCAGGCCCAGGTAATCCCGGATTTTCCGGATACCCCGGAAGAAAAAGTATTGGAACGGGCCCTGCCCCGGTTGTTGGGCCTGGATTCTCCCCACTGGCTGAGCTTTTTGCAACAGGCCTTCCAGGAAAACACCCACCCCGCTGCCCTGGAGCCTGTGGCCCAGCAGTATCTGCGGATGTGGCAGTTTACCCTGTGGGGTAAAGACTGGCTGGAGACCGGTCTTGCTGACCCCTGGGAAGCAGTAACCCTGTGGAAAAAGACCCCGGAACTGGCCCGGGAGATTCAGTCCGTACTGGCTTTCCAGTTCGACCAGTTCACCGTGCTGCCCCAAAAGGCCCGTCTGCCCTATCCCTGCGCTCTGGAAGTATACTGCAATTATTCCCGGGACCAGATTTTTGCGGCCCTGGGCCTGGCCAAACCCAACAGCGTCCGGGAAGGAGTGAAATACCTGCATCAAAAAAACAGCCAGGTAGTTACCCGGGATACGGATGTATTCCTGGTCACGTTGAACAAATCCGAAAAAGAATTCTCCGAATCCACCCGGTACGAAGATTATTCCATCAACGACCGGCTGTTCCATTGGCAAAGCCAGAACGCCACCACCCCCGATTCCCCCACCGGGCAGCGGTACATCCACCAGCGGGAAAAAGGAAATATTGTGCTGCTGTTCGTTAGGGAACAGAAAAAAGACGCCCAGGGCACATCCCAGAATTACACCTTCCTGGGAACCGCCCAACTCTCCAGCTGGAGCGGCAGCCAGCCCATTACCATCCTCTATCACCTGGACAACCCCATCCCGGCCAAGTATATTACTACTACGGATAGCAGTGGGGTGTTGTGA